One Vicia villosa cultivar HV-30 ecotype Madison, WI linkage group LG5, Vvil1.0, whole genome shotgun sequence genomic window, tttttattttgtctcgcatattaatcgattttgaTTGTTTAcaagaacatgtcaggcaaccaaccagcacgcatcagacagggtagggagaccctgACTgcatcggctagacgcgagcgggcggcggcgcagctggcgtcgacacagggacgtgggcgtggccggggacgccgtgtgcgagtacccgaggacgtgggagagggtaccttgatcagtgcattttgatgcacattcctctacgtttgtacttatacatttccatggtttgcttgtcttatttttgtattttataatgtttttatattttaaattatttttattattatttgattttcgtatttatttttcagctttagcagtctgcagggaaacgatcataactggagttccgggagtccgattgaggcgttctaataatcgccggaaagctaagagaaagagctacaacttttatgttggagtcaaagtcagatttggAGCAcatttttccagaatttcgtttgaagctgcaggcactagttttataagttttgggtcgttagttttgggtctgggtgatgtttgtttgacccatttgggttatgacccgaatttctTTTTGTCTTCTCTTTAGTCTAGGTCTGGCCGGACAGCTACTTTTTCACTTGACACTATTCACGAATTTGGAGTTTGCTTTGTATGATCATGAGGAactaattcatcaaggatcaatctGCTGTGACTCGGATtccactttgaggtttttataattccaattatttgtttcctttgaattcttcctataattccaattatttgcttaatttgattgttgCTATAGGATAGATTTCTTAAATTCGATTGTTGATTGATGATCCTGAATCAATTTCGTGTTAACATAACTTTTATATTATCACGAACGATCAAAgttgcgtttgcttaattcgtaacagttttaatccgtttgcttaatccggaaTTCAGGAACATCTGCCGTATAATTTCTATTGCGCTTGTCAGTAGTTGTTATAATCGAATAGGAACGAACGAACCCGTTAGGGAATTGGGATTTTATAAATCGATGATAAGTTGGGAGTCGAAACAGTAGGTTGATTCGTTTTAGCTTAATTATTAATCAGTTATTTTCATAAACAGCTTATTtccagaatcacttattttaagaactttttataattcgaccaccaaaccaaccccccccaattcgatttcagttagtaataaccaagagtccttgagagacgatattcgagttaccgttaccgtcgtactacagttttataaattaactcgtttttgacccgcgcgcgacagcggatcaaattggcgccgttgccggggactcttgttgttattaactgatattagagtcataggtttagtgttctcgcgtttaggccgtagtttccccacggttttggccaatttgcgttttgagtcgaaaaaaatcggtttttggaaaaattgtgttcgattgtaaaaagtttttgcctactggaagcAGAAAAATCGTGTGATCAATACTCCCTTattctagaagagtaagggaaatcgacccaaaattgccaaattcctcttttttctatttttaattaattatttactgttttgtcagttttgaaaaaatccaaaaaaattcccaaaattcttatttgtcctaattagtttaaattttgtgtttttatatttttctaaatttattttaatcgttttcctttctatttctttctgcatgtatgggacataatcggtatttcggtgtttgttgaacccatggctgaacaaagaacactaacgcagttggctgtccctaatgtgaactataatggtttatgtattgactatcctgcgggtgatgcaccttttgaattggaatatggtttaacatatttgttgcctaggtttaatggttttgcaggtgaggatccgcatatgCATCAgaatgaatttcaggttgtgtgctctgcaccttccgaaccttcactagaggatattgtcaaacaaatggctgcaaataatcttcagtatcaacaacacatagattctactcttcagactttgcaaacacagattggacaacttgccactttgatgaatgccatgcagcaagctcaaggatcaaaccaacaacccttggatgagcaatctatttttcaaatagagtcgctttctgaaaatgttgatgatatttgTACTGATTCGTTTGCAGATggttttccatcattgtctggttttgatgatgtttactcttgtgatgtttgtactgacactaatatttgctctgtttgtgctgaaattgagcttgccttgcaaaatgatattcttactgcagatgaggttgcaaatgaagttgttcatgtagatgaagctctcgacaccccggctgcctggaacaaaccatccattgaacaaccaccttcccgagagctgaaaccaattcctgaaaatcttaaatatgcttatttagagatgaatgaaaaacttctggttataatttcttctaaactttattttgatcaagaaagtaagtttttgcaggttttgaagaagcataagaaaggaattggatggaccttggacGACATTCCCGATATTAGCCCGTccatgattttgcatagggtctcaattgaagtggaaggtgaaacaaaagtagtgaggcagccccttAATCTTTTGATCTCCgaggttgtggaaaagaagatcacatgCCCATTCGAAACTTTtacttatcgaagattcttctttgatcctggaataaaaggcgaagacaCTAATATAAATTCCAAGTTCAATGGgaattacccaaagctactccatgagatccCCGCtctggaagaagagaatgtagaagatatctctttgggaaaggctgattatgtgatcacttatcctccataactcctcgggtgtgttctttcctttctctcactcttattttatatttatgttctttcattgaggacaatgtatgtcttaagtgtgggggagagaatcatttatttgttttgttttctttcaattttctttttttttttgttttcttgttttgttttcagtttaaaaaaatataaaaaaaatatgcatcgttttgaaagttttaggctatagactaatttgagtcgagtttgcggagacttgggaaaaattcacaagatcggtatcgttttaacactgtaagtctcctgcatatgcaaattgatttgaatttttttattatgttttagccttaaattctcattctctgacagctcttgagtagtttatttcagcagtcggcaccatctctcacacactttacgcagagaagccgatgaatataagtgagtgttccaaaagaaaaaaagaaaaaaagaaaaaaagaaaaagggaatgcaccttctaagtttggtgaccctcacccggtcacttaacccaacggttgtggaaccttcaaaagaaaaagtttttcaaaactcttttttagttggttcagcggtttctggtgctgaacttggtagggaggattacggtccgatcccccgcaactacaactgagtaaacaaagggttatgccacgtaagtaccagaatcccgtgcagaaaaggatcagagtcactaaccggtcgtcttgctataagtgtgtggagataacgggcttaatgtgattgcgcctgaatgaaaaagagccaaaaggatgagtaagttaggctatggtataataatatgatttgaattgatttgtgtatttaggaggcttatatctgcataactgtggttagtgttcttacgatatccttagtgtgcaagattagtacctgtcgatgcaaacttacccgaagaagacttgtagcctaggatgagtaactgttgatgtatttctgctttctttgttttgtttttcattttgctcggagtgcaaaagttcaagtgtgggggaatttgatcagtgcattttgatgcacattcctctacgtttgtacttatacatttccatggtttgcttgtcttatttttgtattttataatgtttttatattttaaattatttttattgttatttgattttcgtatttatttttcagctttagcagtctgcacggaaacgatcataactggagttccgggagtccgattgaggcgttctaataatcgccggaaagctaagagaaagagctacaacttttatgttggagtcaaagtcagatttggAGCAcatttttccagaatttcgtttgaagctgcaggcactagttttataagttttgggtcgttagttttgggtctgggtgatgtttgtttgacccatttgggttatgacccgaatttctTTTTGTCTTCTCTTTAGTCTAGGTCTGGCCGGACAGCTACTTTTTCACTTGACACTATTCACGAATTTGGAGTTTGCTTTGTATGATCATGAGGAactaattcatcaaggatcaatctGCTGTGACTCGGATtccactttgaggtttttataattccaattatttgtttcctttgaattcttcctataattccaattatttgcttaatttgattgttgCTATAGGATATATTTCTTAAATTCGATTGTTGATTGATGATCCTGAATCAATTTCGTGTTAACATAGCTTTTATATTATCACGAACGATCAAAgttgcgtttgcttaattcgtaacagttttaatccgtttgcttaatccggaaTTCAGGAACATCTGCCGTATAATTTCTATTGCGCTTGTCAGTAGTTGTTATAATCGAATAGGAACGAACGAACCCGTTAGGGAATTGGGATTTTATAAATCGATGATAAGTTGGGAGTCGAAACAGTAGGTTGATTCGTTTTAGCTTAATTATTAATCAGTTATTTTCATAAACAGCTTATTtccagaatcacttattttaagaactttttataattcgaccaccaaaccaacccccccaattcgattttagttagtaataatcaagagtccttgagagacgatattcgagttaccgttaccgtcgtactacaattttataaattaactcgtttttgacccgcgcgcgacagcggatcatacctcttcatctggatctaggagtcggctggctcgggtatcttcttcccgccagcgagaggaggaggaggagcagcaggaggaggaggtgccagtgccataccacgagccggagggtgtatcggatgttgaccctccagccggggaggaggatgagcaggaggtcggctatccgggagggccctttgacacttccgtgctgattcactaccacgatcacgtcgctcggcatatctgggagggagaggtattttttttaatttaaccgtttatttgtcaccattttttataatttaaccgtttatttgtcgcttatttaatatatgtcgcttatttaatatatgtcgcttatttgttttttttttgtaacaggagagagagccgctgaaaatggtcaaccacgcccgcaagattttcagtctgtttaaaccaacggctgagtggtttaacgaccatgtgcgaggttcagggctcagcgggctctgcatgacggggtacaccaccatcagcaccagcatgcagggggcatttgtggagcgctggcacaaggagacatcctctttccacttgccggttggggagatgacgatcaccttgcatgacgtgcagtgtcttctccacctgccgattaggggggcgctgttgcaccactccaagatccagagggtcgaggccattgagtggatgacgctctatttgggcatggagcacgaggttgctcactttgagtgcgccacgacttctgggcctcatatccggttcaccacactgagcgcctatttcgagcaccacttgGTGTCGGCGGCCGAATtcgaggatgcgggtgacgagctgttcacacactatcaccgcgtctgcgctctccggtgttggtacatgcatgtggtaggcgctgcatgctttgtggacaagagtgccaggtacgtcgacgtgacctacctccgctacttcatggacctggataccgttcaccagtggaactggggggcagctactctggcatacctctaccagaagctgaatgaggcctccaactggaggacgaggcagttggtcggatcctgcacactacttacggtacgttttattttaacacattatcgtatttatttatttatttatgtttcgtattttttttaatacattatcgtgtttgtgtttcaaagctggatcatctcctacttctcccgcatccacgacttccacatcgatcctgcgtacgttgacgccatgcccagggccgccagatacgctctccagagggggaacgatgcggtgggaccataccgtttgtacttggaccgcacgatgcacgacgacgtcacctggaggccgttcgccgattacgctcagattgtcccctttgacgacattgctttatattcaggctggttggcatgcgggaccgacatcatggtccggtatctccctgagcggtgcatgcgtcagttcgaattcgtgcagcggatacccaggtcatcctttgaggctgctcccgacagagtgacccgagtgcagctcactgccatatgagCGGAATGGCAgcagcatgtggtaccgcaggagtaccgtctcactcgggtcacacaggactggcacaatgaggaggggtacgtcacatggttctaccgggtgtcccatcctctgctgagacccgacgttcccggcgctcctaggccagcacatgaggagatcctggagaaccagcaggccgaggatgaccacgccattgatctcatgccgatttgccagcggatagagatgcttgggcgggacgcgttggatcgaggtgtcgttcatcagggcggtccagaggcagtcgccgtgatggagatgatcgtcactgatgcgggccgtgcggcggggtacaggcggcagaggagggcccagggtgagagggttaggcacacccagtagtggtcgggtttatttattttttgatattcggattgtatctttcgcacagtattattattactttcggtttgtatatattatttggattggatttatcatattagtattttcagtttatctgttgcttattttatttggcgtttgcgtttaattaaaatgcgaaactgtttaagaaaaaacataaaaaaaacacagtttctgcataattcggaagttcatttccgaattcacccccatgaggtgttttcggaagttcatctccgaagacacccccatgaggtgttttcggagatgcacttccgaattgtggaattttttttaaaaaaaaagcgcttcggaagttcatttccgaagcaggggtattttgggattttcgctgggggtgacccccatagggaggtggctaaaaaaattttcaaaaaaaattctataaaaattttaatattttaatttttaatgcatTAAATTCAGATTACCGAAATAAAAttactattttaaagttttaaccaTTGCCCttagggcactggttagcatttttCTTTAAATATTGAGAGACagctaaataataaattaatattaaattatataataaaattttcatgTCATAGAAAATTTTGTTATACatctttaataattttaatatttatataataatatgacTCAAGTAAGTGTGGTCacgattaaattttatattttctctttcaCTTTCTCCATTCAAAAAACaccttatatattttttcattttattttattctttttacgTAAAAAACTACTACTGGTAGCTATGTTTGTTCTTTTACAATGTCACACGGATCACGATCCGTGCCTTCAGTTAAGTAAACACCACATCCGTTGATTAAGTTTCTCATCTACGGCCATAATAGCACTTTAACAAATTTCAACCAAACACacaatttcaaaaaaacattTCAAACCTCCCGCCCCACCTTTTCACAATTTTCTCCAGTTATAAATACACCTCACCTTACATTCCTTCTCATCAAGCAAaacaacgtcatttctcattaccTCTTTAAACTCAAAActtttttcattaaattttcagatcCAACCTCAATGGCTCGTACCAAGCAAACCGCCAGAAAATCCACCGGAGGAAAAGCCCCAAGGAAGCAACTCGCCACCAAAGCCGCTCGCAAGTCCGCCCCCGCCACCGGCGGAGTGAAGAAGCCCCACCGTTTCAGGCCCGGAACCGTCGCTCTCAGAGAAATCCGCAAGTACCAGAAGAGTACCGAACTCCTCATCAGGAAGCTCCCATTCCAGAGACTTGTTCGTGAAATCGCTCAGGACTTCAAGACTGATCTCCGCTTCCAGAGCAGCGCTGTCTCAGCCCTTCAAGAAGCCGCTGAAGCCTACTTGGTTGGTTTGTTCGAGGACACTAACCTCTGCGCCATTCACGCCAAGAGAGTTACCATTATGCCCAAGGACATTCAGCTTGCTCGCAGGATCAGAGGCGAGAGAGCTTAGGGTTATTTATGTAATTTAGTTCGAATCTCGTGTTTAGGGTTTCGTCTTCTATATGTAATCgcatattattttaaatcaaatgaaATTCCTTGTTTCATCTTAAAACACtgctttgtttatttaatttgacTATTATACAACTATatattatacttaattaaaatattaattataatttttttgaaataattaattatatggaCTGGGCTTGTTATTGGGCCCAATTATAACTCGTTTTTTCGGCCCAAATAGTTGGCGGGAAAATTATTACGCTCTTCTTCTAGACAGTGTTGTTTTGTTGCAATTTTTTCTTGGATTTGAGAGCGCGCAAAAATGGAGAAATATTTGGTATCGAAAAAGCCTTGTAGAGAACGAGTTAAGCATCCTCTTaggtaaaattgattttttgtttgtAGTTTAATTATGTAAATTGCAATGTTGAGATTTTTGTGTATGTTGCAACTGGAGGTTTCGATGGAAGAGCAGTTTAGTTGAATTGAATGGGAAATTTGAGGCGAATTATTGTCATGAAATGATGGACTTGCTTATGCGTTCGTATTCTGAGGTTTGTGTGGGTTTTGTTTTTATGGAAGTTAGGGTTTGATTGATTTACTTTAATTTTGGTGATGTTATTGAATTATGTGCAGGTTGGATGTTTTCAGCATTTGTATACAAGGGAAAATGGGACAATTTGCTACTCTAATGTATGATTAATGATTATTTAGTGTATAGTTTGGTTAAGATGATTTAGTTTAATGTGTTATTTTGGGGCTTGTGATACAGATTAATCGAATACTCACCGATGCACATACTCAGGCTAATCTTTTATATAGAAGAAGGTAAATGTTTTGATTGACTTTTCCTTTTTATGTAATATGAATGAAAGAGGAGTGAATAGTTTGTTTGATAGAATTTATATTTTTGCATAGAAGTTAAATTTTTGAAGCACTTCTGAGGTGTTTTTGAAATATTGAAGTTGACCTGTGGTTTTCCATGGGGTTAAGATTTCATATATTCTATGTAGCTCAGTAGCTCTGACATTAACATTGTGCAGAACTCTTAAATGTAGACACTTCAATGGATTAGATTTAAAGTGACACAGAATTAGCTTAGCTTAAGTTAAGCCAGTTATTTATCCTTACAAAAAACTGAAATGACTTGAACAGGGCCATTGTCTACCCAAGTTCTACAGCCTGCACTCTTAGACAAACCAAAGAGGCTATCAGGAACAACGTTTCACTATCTTAAAATACTCTAGCTCCACCCCTGCTATCAACTATGGCATTATCCATTCTAGATAGTATGTTGAAGCAGTTCAAAATTAAATGTTCTAGTAGCCTTTGTGGAACCATGCAAACAATATACCATAGCTTCAGCATCAGTTTTGATGATCACACTGTTGAAATGTTGCTCTTCAGCCCAATTGAGACACCATCTGTTCACTATCAATTCTGCCAATACGGGAGGGATTGAAATAACTTCAAACTCTGTTGCAGTAAACTTGGATGCACCGGTATGGTCCCTAGCTAGCATTCCTCAACCTGGTTTCCCTTCTACTAAGGAACCTGCAACAACATTTATTTTACCAATGCCACAATTAGGATGAGATCTCTTAGCTATGACTATGACAGAAATTGATGGCATTTTTCCTTTTGCCCTGTTGAAATCCTCAACATTCGCAAATGCCAAATTTGCTACCACAAAATgatcaaaattaatgtttttaaagtttttaataagACTTTGTTTCTGACGTTCTGTTGCTGCCAAGTCTTCCACACTGTATTAAAAGAAACTGCCGGACCAGAATATCAGATGCAGAAAGCAACAGAAGCAGCCAAGCTCTCTTATCTGTGCACGATGACACATGAATCAAAGAGGGGGGGGACAGCTCCTTTTTATTTCCCAAATTTCACCTTGTTGAGAGAATATTCCGGGCAAGTCTCAAAAAgatgttttgagctttgtatttTGTAATAATAAAATGTGGTTCCAACATTTGCTGTTTTAGACTTTTAGCTATAGAGCAACATATAATCAATAAAACCTAATCAGCTACATGAAGATTGGTATTTTAACCAACTTGAAATTGGTATAAGGATGTTTACTCCATACTTCCTAGTTTATGATAATATTGTAAAACAGAAGTGTGTGTAATTGATTTGTTTATTCTTCCTAGGAAAAAAATCAAGGTAGTAGTTAGCAATGACACGAGCTCTTGGGCATCTAATGTTCCATTAATATTGTATTATTTGACATGTTTCTAGTGAACTCTCTTTACAAACGTCTCACATTTGTTTGTTAACAGGAACGGTGTAACTTCTGTAGACTTTGACAAGAAGGTAATTCAATTGGTAGATGATAATAGAAGAAGTTTGTAGTGTGTTTGGGTTAACTTATGAGTGTGATACTAATTTCACATGTTTGAGGCATGTCCATCCTCTAATTATTTTCATTAGCGACACTTTTTTAACAATGCATTATATTTCTTGGATGCATGTCTTTTTTAAGTCACCAAAATGCTTTTGCGTGAGTATCTTTTTTCTCACCATGGAATACACTAATTTGATAAAACTGATTAGTTTCACCGTTTTTTTTCCACCCTATTTTTAAATTTCTCTAGGGAATATACTTGGCGTCTGTCACGAGATCAGGTTGCTTAACAGTTCATGACTTTGAAGCTCTTTATTGCCGGACAAACAAATTAACTTGTAAGTTTGGCTTTAGTAGTTACACTTTGTTTTGTAAACTATCACTGTGAAAGTCATTGTTAGAGTGGCACACAATGGTGTTAATTTCAATctttatcttttgatttttgaccaaACTATTGACTCAGATTTATTGGGGAGTTAGTCTAGAATTAAGTGTTCCATGAGCAATATTCCTATTTCATGCATGCGCTTTCTATTGTGTATTAAGCAGCGAACGATATGTAATTGTAAACTTTAACCAATTGGTTTGTTTGTGTTTCAAAAATgagaatttaattttctttcaaaattgtgAACATATTCCTGAATTGAATTTTTCCTACTTTTTTTACATGCCTACGGGAGAGTAAGAAAAAAGCACCAGGGAGCTCCCATTTTGGTTCTTATTCTTAACATTATATTTCTTAGGTAgcctttttctttgttttttcattGGACGGGGAGGAATTTTAAATGCAGTAGTGGTGATTGCTTTATGTTTAAACTTGCCTTTATGTTTATTGTGATGGTAGGCTTGCAAGAAGACGAGAGCAAACTTTTACTGCATCTCTCACCTGATCACCAACTTGATGTCGTCAAATGGAATCCTCTTGACCAGAATGAGGtttaaagttaattaaattacCTTCTTACTTGCATTGTATTGTGAAATTGTACTATCAATTATTATATCTAAATACTATCAACCACATATACTATGTGATATACTTCTAGTTTTACATTGTTATTTTGTGGAGGATgctattttgatatttttctcattatttttatgAAACCACGGCATCTACAAGTGCTTGTGCATTTTGTGCACGACCTAGACATGCGAATTGTCAAATTCATGATTCATGAAAATTATTTTGTTGTTCCAAACATATTAACATttcattttctcttcaatttaaACTTTACCCTTTTCTTTTCAGGTTCTTTGTGCCTCTATGAAACGTAATGTACTACTCATATTTGATGTTGCATATATGATGTCAGAACCAATTGATGTAAGtttccattataatatttttattgcaCTTCCTGTAGAATCTAGCTTCTGTTCAAATTATTATGCCACCGCTATTTTctattgaaaacattttgtttctaCTGTTGATGCTTGTTGCTCCCTCACATTCAGGTTGATATCATTTCCTTAGTGCATTATGCCATTACTATTTAGTAGTGCTCTGTCttctaaattttttgtttttttgtaaaaataacATGTAACACCTAATAAGGTGCACCGGCCTAAAACTGTGCAACACATTTCTCTTATCGTAGGTGCTTATCCAAACAAATGAACCTAGAAACACAGTACAAACTAAATATCCGTCAATATTATAGGACATTTATCTTTTCACATGATCACATTTTCCTCATCTTTCTGATTTTGAGGGATAATGCTAATTGCTAAGTAcaagtgtttttaaaatatatgctAGTCCAGTAAAAAATGCTAGTCCAAGTAATGTTTTCATACAAAAATGTCATGATATAGGAGTTACGTACAAGAAATACCGCCACCGTTAGTGGATCCAACATACCCAAAGGTCTATCTGATGTTGCTTTTGCATCAAATGATTCAAGGTTAGTGAACCTAAATTCAGAGGAGCTGTTTCTTTTACCTATCAGGAATGATGAATTTCTAATACAATGCAACTTGTTCTTATATTTAAGATGTCTAACGATTTAATATATTTAAGATGTCTAAAGATTTAATATAAAAGCTTCTATTGATCTATACTTGTCCAATGTTTTTGTTGTGACTGATTGTCACACGACGGACACATGCTACTCAACATGATTAACCTGACAAAATAAGCAACCGGAAATTAGGCTGATCTTCGAATGTTGTCTAGCTTTCAAACATCAATCACTGTGACTAACCAAAAATTCATTAACTATAGCCTGTAACACTTATGTATGTTATATCTAGTTTTCAAAGTGTACACAAGATATGCATGTTATGTCTAGTGCGGCTACTCATTCGATCCAAAAGAAGAGGAATATCTCATCCTTACAATTGCATTATACTGACGCCAATAAAGCATTTGCTACCACTCAATTGGGGCTACCATAATAAAGGAACTCGCAGGTATATCTGTGAATCCAAAGACAAACTACTCTGCAACCCGTAAGTTTGGAGAAAAAGATAAAGGAAATAGGATGAGTCTGAATTGTGAATTCTAATTTGTTT contains:
- the LOC131602029 gene encoding histone H3.2, which produces MARTKQTARKSTGGKAPRKQLATKAARKSAPATGGVKKPHRFRPGTVALREIRKYQKSTELLIRKLPFQRLVREIAQDFKTDLRFQSSAVSALQEAAEAYLVGLFEDTNLCAIHAKRVTIMPKDIQLARRIRGERA